The genomic DNA GTGCATCCGAATCGGCCGGTTCGGAAAATTGATTAATTGAACCCGAAAATGTTCCTGTATTCGCATAGTCGTCTAACCCTCGCTGATACCTATGAGAAAGCAAGTACGGTCGTTTGAACTCCACAACGGTTCCCCGGGAATCTAATTGACCATCGACCGCTTGAAACGGTACACGTAAAAACTGATAGCCTACTTCATCCGCAATTTTGTAATCAAACGAACCGTGGTCGTAGTCCCAGTT from Bacillus sp. (in: firmicutes) includes the following:
- a CDS encoding YugN-like family protein, which codes for MIEIPSELEGRHFDLYKLEKLMKPLGYEIGGNWDYDHGSFDYKIADEVGYQFLRVPFQAVDGQLDSRGTVVEFKRPYLLSHRYQRGLDDYANTGTFSGSINQFSEPADSDAQFPEKYIETGKQLVKDLEQMLLNE